In Acidobacteriota bacterium, the genomic window GTCAACTGAGCGGGGACGTTGTGCAGTAGAGCGCGCTGAAAGCAAGTACGGAATCAGCCAGAGGCACGCCTGCCGGCTTTGGGAGCAATGGTGGGGAACGCAACGATACCGATCGCTGCCGCGAGCCGACGAGGATGAGCTAACGCGAGCGGTCATTGTCCTAGCCGAGCAGTATGGACGCTATGGCTACCGCAGGATTTCCGCTCTGCAGGAACCAAACGCGATTCCTAATTTCAGGCCCGGCAAGGCACGTGTGTCCACATATATACCCTTAAGCCTTGGATATAAGCCAGAGTCCCATTCGAGGGGGTGCCGGGGTACTGCCCAGCGCGATTTATTCTCCTGAAAACTGTGCCCACCCTGTGCCCACACAGAGGGCTACGAGGGTCTACCAAGACAAAAGGCACCCGGATTGAAACACCGGGCGCCTTTCGTCCTAAGATCTTTATATAGTGTCGGATAGCAACAGGTAACAGTTGGTGAAGTTTGGTAGCGCTACCGGGAATCGAACCCGGGTTTAAAGATTGAGAATCTCTTGTCCTAACCCCTAGACGATAGCGCCACACTTGGTTGAGTATTGCCGACAAATTTAATGCTAGCGAGTTCGGCTCCGCCGGTCAAGGCCGCCGGTCAAGGCCGCATCGCCGATGGCCGCTCGGCTTGGATGGACTGTCATCAAGCAGGACAGGCCGGAGGCCTGTCCCCACTCCATCAGCAGCTACGCGCGCGGGCCGCTGGCGGTGACTTCCTTCGAGACGGTGGGAGCAAATGTCTCGAAATTATTGGCAAAGCGGGCTGCCAAATCCTTCGCCTTAATATCGTACTCAGCGGGATTGGCCCAAGTGCTGCGCGGCGTCAGAATCTCCTTGGGCACGCCATCGCAGCTTTCCGGAATATTCAAGCCAAACACCGGATCGGCCTTGGTGGGAACATCCTTTAGCTTGCCGTCCAGAATGGCGCGAATAATCGCGCGGGTATGCGCGATGGAGATGCGCTTGCCCACTCCGAACGGACCGCCGCCCCAGCCGGTGTTCACCAGCCAGCATTGCGCCTTGTGCTTGTTCAGTTTTTCTTTGAGCAGATTGGCGTACACGGAAGGCTGCAACGCCATGAAGGGTGCGCCGAAGCAAGTGCTAAAGGTGGCCTGCGGCTCCTTCACGCCGCGCTCCGTGCCGGCCAACTTCGCCGTATAGCCGGACAGGAAATGATACATGGCCTGCTCGGGTGTGAGCTTAGAAACTGGCGGCATCACACCGAATGCGTCGGCCGTCAGGAAGATCACATTCTGAGGATGGCCGGCGGTGCCGGACATTTCGGCATTTTCGATCTGCGTGAGCGGATAGCAGCCGCGCGTGTTCTCGGTGCGCGATTCGTCGTTCAGGTCCTGAACACGGGTGACCGGATCAATGACGACATTCTCCAACACGGTGCCAAAGTTGCGGGTGGTCTGATAGATCTCCGGCTCAGCCGTGGACGAAAGTTTGATGACTTTCGCATAGCAGCCGCCTTCAAAATTGAAGACGCCGTTGTCGCTCCAGCCATGCTCATCGTCGCCGATCAGCTTGCGGGCGGCGTCGGTTGAGAGCGTGGTCTTGCCGGTGCCGGAGAGGCCGAAGAACAGCGCCACATCACCCTTCGCGCCGACGTTGGCCGAACAGTGCATGGACATTACGTTTTGCAGGGGCAGCGCGTAGTTCATGATGGTGAAGACAGACTTCTTCATCTCGCCGGCGTACTGCGTGCCGCCGATCAGCACCAGTTTCTTGCCGAAGTTAACCAGAATGAAGGCTTCCGAGCGCGTACCGTCCGTTGCGGGATCGGCCTTGAAGTTGGGGGCGCACAGGATGGTGTACTCGGGGACGTGCTTGCTCAACTGTGCGGCGTCCGGTCGGATGAACATGTTCTGCACGAAGAGGCTGTGCCAGGCGTATTCACTGACAATGCGCACAGGCTTGCGATATGCGGCTTCGGCACCGGCGAACAGATCCTGAACATAGAGGTCGCGGCCCTGGAGGTAAGCGAGCATGCGCTGATGCACGCGATCAAACTTCTCCTGCTCAAACGGGCGGTTCACCTTGCCCCACCAGATGTGACTGTCGCTGGAGGGTTCTTTCACCACGAACTTATCATCGGGCGAGCGACCGGTATACTTGCCCGTGTTCACCACCAGCGGGCCCGCTTGCGAGATAGCCCCTTCGCCGCGGCGGATAGCATGCTCATAAATTACCGGGGCCGGCAGATTCCAATACACATTGTTGGCATTCTGAATGCCTATATGATCCAAACCAAATGACGACGGATTCCTTCCCTCTTGACCCATTCACGATCCTCCTGAAAATGCCCTGCAATATCCGGTCGGCGAAAGTGGATCGCCTGCTCCCTGGCACCCACTTACGAGTGGGGTGAAAACAATTAGTTTACGAACTCTTGCGCCTTCATGCAACTGGGGCACGGACAAATTGCCGTGTTGAGGAAGGGCGGTTCAATCCTCGCGACCGTCGATGAAGGCGTCGAGTACGCGGGGCTGCTCCAGGTAGTGCGTCAGCGCATACTCAGCGATCAGATGATGCTCCACCAGAATCACCGCGCCGATCCATTCGCCCGAAAGATGCGGCGCTTCCACGTCGTGGTTGCAATCGCCGCTCGATCCTTCATCCTGGCCGCAGCGACCGCCCGAGATTTCATCGAAATGCGGCAGGTCGTTCCAGACAGCAGTGCCCACCGTCCCGGACATATCCAGCCGTAATCGAATTCGCGTCACGTAAACTCAATTTCAGATGAGCGCCGGCTGCGCATACCGCGAGGCGACCATCGGGAGCCTTGCGCACGCCGCCACGCAGTGGCCTTGCGCGCACCGCCGCGCAGTGGCCTTAGCGGCAGACCGCGCCTTCCGCGGCGGACGATACCAGCTTGGCGAACTTGGCCAGCGCGCCCCTCGTGTATTTTGGCTCCGGAGCCTTCCACTTGCTCAAGCGTTTCTTTATCTCCTCGGCAGTAAGGGCCACGGAGAGGATACCTTTTTCGGCATCAAAGGTGATGCGGTCGCCTTCCTTGAGCGCGGCAATCGGACCGCCTACGAATGCTTCAGGAGCAACGTGGCCCGCCATCAAGCCATGCGTGGCGCCGGAGAAACGGCCATCGGTCATCAGAGCGACCTTATCGCCCAACCCCTCGCCGTGCAGCGCGCCGGTAACCGAGAGCATCTCGCGCATGCCGGGACCGCCCTTGGGGCCTTCGTAACGAATCACCACAACGTCGCCCGCCTTGACCTTTCCGGCCAGGATCGACTTCATCGCTGCTTCTTCGCCATCAAACACGCGGGCGGGGCCCTCGAGACGCAGATTCTTTACGCCGGCGGTCTTTACCACCGCGCCCTCAGGAGCAAGATTGCCTTTGAGAATGGCAAGGGTGCCCGTCTTGGAAATGGGCTTCGAGACGGGGTAGAGAACTTCCGTCGTCAAATTGACCTTAACGTCTTTCAAGTTCTCTTTCACGGTCTTGCCGGAAACGGTCAACATATCGCCGTGCAGATAACCACCGTCCAGCAGCATCTTCATCAGCACGGGGACGCCGCCGGCGCGGTCGAGATCGGCCATCACGAAACGTCCGCCGGGACGCATGTCGGCGATGTGCGGAGTGCGGCGGCTGACCGTGGTGAAGTCATCAATGGTCAGCGGCACGCCGGCTTCGCTGGCAATCGCGAGCAGGTGCAAAACGGCATTGGTGGAGCCGCCCGTGGCCACTACCACGGCAATAGCGTTCTCAAAACTCTTGCGCTTCAAAATGTCGCGGGGGGTAATTCCCTTTTGGAGCAGATTCATCACGGCCACGCCAGAGCGGTAGCTGGCCTCCTGGCGGCGTTCGTCAACCGCGGGAATGGATGCCGTCCCCGGCAAGGACATGCCGATGGCTTCCATTGCCGCAGCCATGGTGTTGGCGGTGTAGTGGCCTGCGCAGGAACCGGCGCCAGGGCAGGCGGCGTGCTCCAGCGCGGATAGCTCCGCGTCATTGATTTTGCCGCGAGCGTGCGCGCCCACGGCCTCGAACACATCCTGAATGGTGATGTCCTTACCGCAATAGCTTCCGGGAAGGATGCTGCCGCCATAGAGAAACACACCGGGAATGTTCAGCCGCGCCAGAGCCATTACCATGCCGGGAAGGCTCTTGTCGCAGCCGGCGATGGTTACCAGACCATCGAAGCGCTCGCCCACTGCCATCACTTCCACGGAGTCTGCAATGACCTCGCGGCTGACGAGAGATGCCTTCATGCCTTCGTGTCCCATGGCGATGGCGTCGGAGACAGCGATGGTGCCGAACTCGAACGGCGTGCCGCCGGCGGAGGTTACGCCTTCCTTGGATTTCTTGGCCAGATGATTCAGATGAAAATTGCAGGGAGTGATCTCGTTCCAACTGGAGGCTACGCCGATGTGGGGACGGGCAATCTGCTCGTCGGTGAATCCCATGGCGTGGAACATGGCGCGATGCGGGGCGCGCGTGGGACCCTCGGAGACTTCAAAACTGCGGTGCTTCAGCTTGCGATCAATTTTCATGGCTGCCCCCTAACGACCCCTTCGGCAATTAGCACTGCCAGCAAAGTCACATCCGATATCAATACTGGCGCACCTCATAGTAATCGCTGAGGTGACCGATGAGACTCTCTAGTATAGCGCAAAGTTGAGGAGGGGCGGAGCGCAGGAAGCTCGGCATGGAGTATTTTTACAGAGTCGCAACTCAAAGGGAGCGGTCGTGTCAGACAATTATCCAAGACAGATGAACGCGACCGGTCTCTCTCGGTCGCGGCTCCGTAGGCGTTACTCGCTCGGTTGAGGGAGGGTACTCCAGCTTCGCCAGGTTATTCCCTCGCGCGCAGCCAGCGGCAGTCCAGGTATGAGAACAAGAAGGTAGGTAATCACCCAAACAAATAGCGCCATGCTGCTGGCAACGGGAACGGGCACATTGAATAGATGAGTAAGAGATAGCACCGTGGCCAATTGAA contains:
- a CDS encoding phosphoenolpyruvate carboxykinase; translation: MGQEGRNPSSFGLDHIGIQNANNVYWNLPAPVIYEHAIRRGEGAISQAGPLVVNTGKYTGRSPDDKFVVKEPSSDSHIWWGKVNRPFEQEKFDRVHQRMLAYLQGRDLYVQDLFAGAEAAYRKPVRIVSEYAWHSLFVQNMFIRPDAAQLSKHVPEYTILCAPNFKADPATDGTRSEAFILVNFGKKLVLIGGTQYAGEMKKSVFTIMNYALPLQNVMSMHCSANVGAKGDVALFFGLSGTGKTTLSTDAARKLIGDDEHGWSDNGVFNFEGGCYAKVIKLSSTAEPEIYQTTRNFGTVLENVVIDPVTRVQDLNDESRTENTRGCYPLTQIENAEMSGTAGHPQNVIFLTADAFGVMPPVSKLTPEQAMYHFLSGYTAKLAGTERGVKEPQATFSTCFGAPFMALQPSVYANLLKEKLNKHKAQCWLVNTGWGGGPFGVGKRISIAHTRAIIRAILDGKLKDVPTKADPVFGLNIPESCDGVPKEILTPRSTWANPAEYDIKAKDLAARFANNFETFAPTVSKEVTASGPRA
- the ilvD gene encoding dihydroxy-acid dehydratase, whose protein sequence is MDRKLKHRSFEVSEGPTRAPHRAMFHAMGFTDEQIARPHIGVASSWNEITPCNFHLNHLAKKSKEGVTSAGGTPFEFGTIAVSDAIAMGHEGMKASLVSREVIADSVEVMAVGERFDGLVTIAGCDKSLPGMVMALARLNIPGVFLYGGSILPGSYCGKDITIQDVFEAVGAHARGKINDAELSALEHAACPGAGSCAGHYTANTMAAAMEAIGMSLPGTASIPAVDERRQEASYRSGVAVMNLLQKGITPRDILKRKSFENAIAVVVATGGSTNAVLHLLAIASEAGVPLTIDDFTTVSRRTPHIADMRPGGRFVMADLDRAGGVPVLMKMLLDGGYLHGDMLTVSGKTVKENLKDVKVNLTTEVLYPVSKPISKTGTLAILKGNLAPEGAVVKTAGVKNLRLEGPARVFDGEEAAMKSILAGKVKAGDVVVIRYEGPKGGPGMREMLSVTGALHGEGLGDKVALMTDGRFSGATHGLMAGHVAPEAFVGGPIAALKEGDRITFDAEKGILSVALTAEEIKKRLSKWKAPEPKYTRGALAKFAKLVSSAAEGAVCR